The segment GACTTCGTCGCGCCGCGACGAGGCCCGCGCACCCCTCCATCGTTGATGGCCGCATTGTCGCAGCTTGGAGAGCGGAGGGGGATCGGCGCGCTCAGCGCTGGAGACGCTTCCGCGAACGCTCTCCGCGGTGCGATGAGCACCGGGTCCCGGCAAAGCTGCGCCACCGGTTGCGCTACGCCTTCGGCGCCGGAGGCGGGAGATCGCGCGCCGGACATTCCGATTCGAAGCCGACCTTGCCGTGCGTCGAATCGCAGAAGGGCTTGTTCGCCGAGCGTCCGCAACGGCAAAGGGAAATTGCCGTCCGCCCGCCCAGGCCGAACCGCCGGCCTTCCGCGTCCACGATCAGAATGTTTTCCCCTTCCACCCGGATGGGGCCGTTCTTGCGGATCAGGATCTTCGTTTCGGCCATGACCCGAAACTAACACACGCGCTCGTGTCAGCGGCGCCGCCCTGCGACATGCGCGTTTTCATGCATCGCCGCGACACTCATCTCCCATCCAGCGAATATGCCGTCAGGAA is part of the Thermoanaerobaculia bacterium genome and harbors:
- a CDS encoding CDGSH iron-sulfur domain-containing protein, encoding MAETKILIRKNGPIRVEGENILIVDAEGRRFGLGGRTAISLCRCGRSANKPFCDSTHGKVGFESECPARDLPPPAPKA